One Gordonia mangrovi genomic region harbors:
- a CDS encoding sensor histidine kinase, whose protein sequence is MSRLHRTLRPLHTIRVRLALTTSAWLFAISGLILLGLYLALQHSIDARPLDPVTVGKFVQKSDGTLKYKTGETFQAADLESVQQAVNQSTLDLLRNYSLIALAVISLISLLVGWFVAGRMLRPIDAITSTANRLRATDLSQRINASGPDDELRNLADTLDNLLDRLDTAFRAERALVADVSHELRNPVAVIQANVEAVLADERATPAERADALAIVSRQTARMSRLLDDLLATARRRSGSFADERVDVHDFVNDIVGDHQLLARERSLELTGHCSPGPMVYADPESLARALTNLLSNALRLAPEGSTITVAAGSVGGWAWIAVRDEGPGIAEADQQRVFERFRRVDTPDSPTAHRGSGLGLTIARQIVESHEGRLYLYSVLSVGSTFVIWLPDRADAARGVRSGRPPDEDPLGARGGSPNRSSST, encoded by the coding sequence GTGTCGCGACTGCACCGCACCCTGCGCCCACTGCATACGATCCGGGTGCGGTTGGCGTTGACGACCTCGGCGTGGCTGTTCGCGATCTCCGGACTCATCCTGCTCGGGCTGTATCTGGCCCTGCAGCACAGCATCGACGCCCGACCGCTTGATCCGGTCACCGTCGGAAAGTTCGTGCAGAAGTCCGACGGCACGCTGAAATACAAGACCGGCGAGACCTTCCAGGCCGCGGATCTGGAGAGTGTGCAGCAGGCCGTCAATCAATCGACGCTCGACCTCCTGCGCAACTACTCACTCATCGCGCTGGCGGTGATCTCGTTGATCAGCCTGCTCGTGGGGTGGTTCGTCGCGGGCCGCATGCTCCGGCCGATCGACGCCATCACCTCAACGGCGAACCGCCTGCGCGCCACCGACCTCTCGCAGCGCATCAACGCTTCGGGCCCCGACGATGAACTCCGCAACCTGGCCGACACGCTCGACAACCTCCTCGATCGCCTGGACACCGCGTTCCGTGCCGAACGCGCTCTGGTCGCCGACGTCTCCCACGAACTCCGTAATCCGGTGGCGGTGATCCAGGCCAACGTCGAGGCGGTGCTCGCCGACGAACGCGCCACCCCGGCCGAACGCGCCGACGCACTGGCGATCGTGTCCCGGCAGACCGCGCGGATGAGTCGACTGCTCGATGACCTGCTCGCCACCGCCCGGCGGCGTTCGGGTTCCTTCGCCGACGAACGAGTCGACGTCCACGACTTCGTCAACGACATCGTCGGCGATCATCAGCTGCTCGCCCGCGAGCGATCACTCGAGCTGACCGGTCACTGTTCGCCGGGGCCGATGGTCTATGCCGATCCGGAATCGCTGGCCCGCGCCCTGACGAACCTGCTGAGCAATGCACTACGCCTGGCCCCGGAGGGCTCGACGATCACCGTGGCCGCCGGCAGCGTCGGCGGCTGGGCCTGGATCGCGGTACGCGACGAGGGCCCGGGCATCGCCGAGGCCGACCAGCAGCGGGTCTTCGAACGATTCCGTCGCGTCGACACCCCGGATTCCCCCACGGCCCACCGCGGTTCCGGCCTCGGGCTGACCATCGCCCGACAGATCGTGGAATCGCATGAGGGTCGGTTGTACCTCTACAGCGTGCTCAGTGTCGGCAGCACTTTCGTCATCTGGCTTCCCGACCGTGCCGACGCCGCCCGCGGCGTCCGGTCCGGGCGGCCACCGGACGAAGATCCGTTGGGCGCACGGGGAGGTTCCCCCAACCGTTCATCGAGCACCTGA
- a CDS encoding response regulator transcription factor, producing the protein MRVLIVEDEEGLVSALRIALQREGYAIDAALTHAGARERLSVNEYDVALIDVTLPDGDGLELARDIRDGGVECRSGRDMRVVMLTALGTLPDRVRGLDAGADDYIVKPFALAELSARLRAVLRREVRGASSSMRVGDITMDTARQVVHRGVREVDLTLKEFAVLRFLMSRPDHVVSAEQLLEHVWDEHTDPFTQTVRVTVGTLRRKLTVDDEEQVLHTAVGRGYRLRAADSAAARSS; encoded by the coding sequence ATGCGCGTGTTGATCGTCGAGGACGAAGAAGGGTTGGTCAGCGCTCTGCGGATCGCCTTGCAGCGCGAAGGCTACGCGATCGATGCGGCGCTGACCCACGCCGGTGCCCGAGAACGACTGTCGGTCAACGAGTACGACGTGGCACTGATCGATGTGACGTTGCCCGATGGGGACGGCCTCGAGCTGGCCCGCGACATCCGAGACGGTGGCGTCGAGTGCCGTTCCGGGCGCGACATGCGTGTGGTGATGCTCACCGCACTCGGCACACTGCCCGATCGGGTGCGGGGTCTCGATGCCGGCGCCGACGACTACATCGTCAAGCCGTTTGCGCTCGCCGAGCTCAGCGCCCGTCTGCGGGCGGTCCTGCGACGCGAGGTGCGTGGCGCGTCGTCGTCGATGCGGGTCGGCGACATCACCATGGACACCGCGCGGCAGGTCGTTCACCGAGGGGTCCGTGAGGTGGATCTCACCCTCAAAGAGTTCGCGGTGTTGCGGTTCCTCATGTCACGTCCCGATCATGTGGTGTCGGCCGAACAACTCCTCGAACACGTGTGGGACGAGCACACCGACCCGTTCACGCAGACCGTCCGCGTCACGGTCGGCACCCTGCGCCGCAAACTCACCGTCGACGACGAGGAACAGGTCCTGCACACCGCAGTCGGCCGCGGGTACCGGCTGCGCGCCGCGGACTCCGCGGCGGCACGGAGTTCGTGA
- a CDS encoding AAA family ATPase — MTGDDEPRSAPAGPKPSEHLSAISPTSTAATLERALFEMKRVVVGQDVMLERLLVGLLARGHILLEGVPGIAKTLAVRTVADVVGGSFRRLQFTPDLMPADIVGTRVWRPSTESFDIELGPVFGNLVLADEINRAPAKVQSALLEAMAERQVSIGGSTFRLPHPFLVLATQNPIETDGVYHLPEAQRDRFLVKVELGHPNELDEMEVLVRMGRRPPEPAQILSTDDVLALQEASDEVFVHHAVAHYIVRVVMATRQPAAYGVPVIEPLLEYGVSPRGSLGLLAASRALALIRGRDYVLPEDVRDVAGDVLAHRLVLTFDAVADGVAPRWIVEQVLAGVAAPQIVSRDTPAEAAS, encoded by the coding sequence ATGACCGGAGACGACGAACCGCGTTCCGCACCAGCCGGACCCAAACCCTCCGAACACCTGTCGGCCATCTCGCCGACATCCACCGCAGCCACCCTGGAACGTGCGCTGTTCGAGATGAAACGGGTGGTGGTCGGCCAGGACGTGATGCTCGAACGCCTGCTGGTCGGTCTGCTGGCGCGCGGACACATCCTGCTCGAGGGTGTGCCGGGCATCGCAAAGACGCTCGCGGTGCGCACGGTCGCCGACGTCGTCGGCGGGTCGTTCCGGCGGCTGCAGTTCACGCCCGACCTGATGCCCGCCGACATCGTCGGCACCCGGGTGTGGCGTCCCTCCACCGAATCGTTCGACATCGAACTCGGCCCGGTGTTCGGCAACCTGGTGCTCGCCGACGAGATCAATCGCGCGCCCGCCAAGGTGCAGTCGGCGCTGCTGGAGGCGATGGCCGAACGTCAGGTCAGCATCGGCGGCTCCACCTTCCGGCTGCCACATCCGTTCCTGGTGCTGGCGACGCAGAACCCGATCGAAACCGACGGCGTCTATCACCTGCCGGAGGCGCAGCGCGACCGATTCCTGGTGAAGGTGGAGTTGGGCCATCCCAACGAGCTGGACGAGATGGAGGTCCTCGTCCGAATGGGGCGCCGGCCACCCGAACCGGCGCAGATCCTGTCGACCGACGATGTGCTCGCGCTCCAGGAGGCGAGCGACGAGGTGTTCGTCCATCACGCGGTGGCGCACTACATCGTGCGGGTGGTGATGGCCACTCGGCAGCCCGCCGCCTACGGCGTGCCCGTCATCGAACCGTTGCTCGAGTACGGGGTCAGCCCGCGAGGCTCGCTGGGCCTCCTGGCCGCGTCACGGGCACTTGCGCTGATCCGCGGACGCGACTATGTGCTGCCCGAGGACGTCCGAGACGTCGCCGGCGACGTCCTGGCGCACCGCCTCGTGCTGACCTTCGACGCCGTCGCCGACGGGGTGGCGCCGCGCTGGATCGTCGAGCAGGTCCTGGCGGGTGTCGCGGCCCCGCAGATCGTCTCGCGCGACACCCCAGCCGAGGCGGCGTCGTGA
- a CDS encoding DUF58 domain-containing protein: MSGNPFRSLDLGLRRRLDSLVAGDHDSSRLGAGSEPEEVVRYQPGDDVRRIDWNITARSVDMHVWRSRADNQLDTWVLLDLSPSMAFGTVTGEKRDLAAQVVWAIGELTDAPGNRMGIATLSADGVRWGRPERSRFAAHRCGREMAAAGDREGTAAPLGSTIDAFSRRYRRTGLRVVISDFIDPDGHHEAPFEWQHPLRHLAARHDVIAVEVSDPRERELPNVGALTLVDPESGRQRHIWTGDRHLRDRYAAAAAQREVNVHRAILGAGAEHLDVDTGRDWIRDLAAFLRARRRTSHTVGRPGHNAHIR; the protein is encoded by the coding sequence GTGAGTGGCAACCCGTTTCGCTCACTCGACCTGGGACTTCGCCGCCGGCTCGACAGCCTGGTAGCCGGCGACCACGACAGCTCGCGTCTCGGCGCCGGCAGCGAGCCGGAGGAAGTGGTGCGGTACCAACCCGGCGACGACGTACGCCGGATCGACTGGAACATCACCGCCCGTTCGGTCGACATGCACGTGTGGCGATCACGCGCCGACAACCAACTCGACACCTGGGTGCTCCTCGACCTGAGCCCCAGCATGGCGTTCGGCACGGTGACCGGGGAGAAACGGGACCTGGCCGCGCAGGTGGTGTGGGCCATCGGCGAATTGACCGACGCGCCGGGCAACCGGATGGGCATCGCGACGCTGTCGGCCGACGGTGTCAGGTGGGGCCGTCCCGAGCGGTCCCGCTTCGCCGCGCATCGATGCGGCCGCGAGATGGCGGCCGCCGGTGACCGGGAGGGGACGGCGGCGCCGTTGGGGTCCACGATCGACGCGTTCTCCCGCCGCTACCGCCGCACCGGCCTGCGGGTCGTCATCTCCGACTTCATCGACCCCGATGGTCATCACGAGGCCCCGTTCGAGTGGCAGCATCCACTTCGTCATCTCGCCGCACGACACGACGTGATCGCGGTCGAGGTGAGCGATCCGCGCGAACGGGAGCTGCCGAACGTCGGAGCGCTGACCCTCGTCGACCCCGAATCCGGTCGGCAACGCCACATCTGGACCGGCGACCGCCATCTGCGTGACCGCTACGCGGCTGCCGCAGCGCAGCGTGAGGTCAACGTGCACCGCGCCATCCTCGGCGCCGGCGCCGAACACCTCGACGTCGACACGGGTCGTGACTGGATTCGCGACCTGGCCGCTTTCCTCCGCGCTCGCCGCCGTACCTCCCACACCGTCGGGCGTCCCGGACACAACGCCCACATCCGATGA
- a CDS encoding VWA domain-containing protein, whose translation MTFLFPWGLLVLIPVAVLAVAYVVMLRRRQRYAVRFAALPLLDSVVPEQPRWRRHVPAALLVVALALTGLAVARPELPVRVPYERATIMVAIDTSASMRARDVEPDRLTAALDAAGEFIEQLPDTFNVGVVTFAGTTTVMHPPDTDHEAARGTLQMATTESRTAIGEGVLTSLDQIRGVVGPGQEDLPAHIVLLSDGSNTSGRPPALAAQVAAAAGVPVSTIAYGSESGTLNSGVYAIPVPVDAAVLADLSEATGGRSYEAASSDELQDVYEEIGSSIGWRTEQREVTPFVAGIALLVGLVAAAFSLRWFSRMI comes from the coding sequence ATGACCTTCCTCTTTCCCTGGGGCCTGCTGGTCCTCATTCCCGTTGCGGTGTTGGCGGTGGCGTATGTCGTGATGCTGCGGCGGCGCCAGCGCTACGCGGTCCGGTTCGCCGCACTTCCCTTGTTGGACAGTGTCGTCCCAGAGCAGCCGCGGTGGCGCCGGCATGTGCCGGCCGCGCTGTTGGTGGTCGCGCTGGCGCTCACCGGACTCGCTGTCGCCCGCCCCGAACTACCGGTGCGGGTGCCGTATGAACGGGCGACCATCATGGTCGCGATCGACACGTCTGCCTCCATGCGTGCCCGGGACGTCGAACCGGATCGACTCACCGCCGCTCTCGACGCCGCCGGCGAGTTCATCGAGCAACTGCCCGACACGTTCAACGTCGGCGTGGTCACCTTCGCCGGCACCACCACGGTGATGCATCCGCCCGACACCGACCACGAGGCGGCGCGTGGAACTCTGCAGATGGCGACCACCGAGTCCCGCACCGCGATCGGCGAAGGCGTGCTGACCTCGCTGGACCAGATCCGTGGCGTCGTCGGCCCCGGCCAGGAGGATCTCCCGGCTCATATCGTGCTGCTCTCCGACGGCAGCAACACCAGCGGTCGGCCGCCGGCGCTGGCCGCGCAGGTGGCCGCCGCGGCCGGCGTACCGGTGTCGACGATCGCCTACGGCAGCGAATCGGGGACGCTGAACAGCGGGGTGTACGCGATCCCGGTCCCGGTGGATGCCGCCGTCCTCGCCGACCTGTCGGAGGCGACGGGCGGCCGCAGCTACGAGGCGGCCAGCAGCGACGAACTGCAGGACGTCTACGAGGAGATCGGGTCGTCGATCGGCTGGCGTACCGAGCAGCGCGAGGTGACCCCGTTCGTGGCCGGCATCGCGTTGTTGGTGGGTCTCGTCGCAGCCGCCTTCTCGCTGCGCTGGTTCTCCCGAATGATCTGA
- a CDS encoding S1C family serine protease, with product MTSSPNGASGYDLGRPAGPDFLPMDTVLSTDHHVPPTPHTAVSPRQVGNPPNAIRVAYGAPSSGRDGAAHGGEIPGGEEYGGEAQQISADAHGRGGRTALLVIGCLLAGAIAGGGAGLMASAAYAPGGFASPAAPPSASGGGDTQAASSALLPSVVQIRAGNARGSGFAIDDDGHIMTNHHVVAGAGRVEVQLADGRVIGGAVLGSDPNADIAVVEIPGTAISSAELGVSAGLQIGQPVIAVGSPLGLSSTVTAGIVSATDRPAGLGGPGRTRQPMIQTDASINPGNSGGPLADLDGRVVGVNTAIATVGGAESGNIGIGFAVPIDRAMGIAARIIAGG from the coding sequence ATGACGAGCTCACCCAACGGTGCTTCGGGCTACGACCTGGGCCGTCCGGCCGGACCCGATTTCCTGCCGATGGACACTGTCCTGTCCACCGACCACCACGTTCCACCCACTCCGCACACCGCTGTGTCGCCGCGACAGGTCGGCAATCCACCGAACGCCATCCGGGTCGCGTATGGCGCACCGTCGTCCGGTCGTGACGGTGCGGCGCACGGCGGCGAGATACCTGGTGGAGAGGAGTATGGTGGTGAAGCTCAACAGATCTCGGCCGATGCGCATGGGCGCGGCGGCCGCACGGCGCTGCTCGTGATCGGATGTCTGCTGGCCGGTGCCATCGCCGGTGGCGGTGCCGGTCTGATGGCGAGTGCCGCGTACGCGCCGGGCGGATTCGCCTCGCCGGCGGCGCCGCCGTCTGCTTCCGGAGGTGGAGACACGCAGGCCGCATCGTCGGCGTTGCTGCCCAGCGTCGTGCAGATTCGAGCCGGCAACGCCCGCGGATCCGGCTTCGCGATCGACGACGACGGCCACATCATGACCAACCATCACGTCGTGGCCGGCGCCGGTCGGGTGGAGGTGCAGCTCGCCGATGGACGGGTGATCGGCGGTGCGGTGCTGGGTAGCGACCCGAATGCGGACATTGCTGTGGTCGAGATACCTGGTACGGCAATCAGTTCTGCAGAGCTCGGGGTGAGCGCCGGGCTACAGATCGGCCAGCCGGTGATCGCCGTGGGATCGCCGCTGGGTCTGTCCTCCACCGTCACGGCAGGAATCGTGAGCGCAACCGATCGACCGGCCGGGCTCGGCGGTCCGGGCCGGACGCGCCAGCCGATGATCCAGACGGATGCATCGATCAACCCGGGCAACTCCGGCGGCCCACTGGCCGATCTCGACGGGCGAGTGGTGGGGGTGAACACGGCGATCGCCACCGTCGGGGGCGCGGAGTCCGGCAATATCGGCATCGGCTTCGCGGTGCCGATCGATCGGGCGATGGGGATCGCAGCGCGGATCATCGCCGGTGGCTGA
- a CDS encoding HNH endonuclease — protein MRTSGDLTTITDSVRELRFADDMSGRAAFDAMTALVTLRNLIEHHAATVVGHLDRLGVARDHGRKLSELLIVMGLAPAVASWLIRIAAAREKLPTLGAHAADGAISAEHVDAVGKGVEHVATRSAEPIDDPARLNIVTDLLAQFFSGATPAEIGKHARRLGNQHAEDTGGLPACEDRNLNALTHDVDGDGRLQVRADLNTEVGEKFSAAMEELAAPRPEPDGSPDARSPERRHADALEALLDIAARSGDAASAPRHQMLVSVPADTPDLAELPFMGSLTEATLRTLTCDTTATVAIVDGEQVPMEMSKEKRLFPPHLRKALHKRDQCCIKCGVAATRCQGHHLVHWADGGITVLDNGCLLCPSCHADIHHNGWEVIMGHDRHPWLIPPVSVDPKRRPIPAYNRRTLNLDNLPAAA, from the coding sequence ATGAGAACTTCGGGGGATCTCACCACCATCACTGATTCTGTTCGTGAACTGCGTTTCGCCGACGACATGTCGGGGCGGGCGGCGTTCGACGCGATGACCGCGCTGGTCACGTTGCGTAATCTGATCGAGCATCACGCCGCCACGGTGGTCGGCCATCTCGACCGGCTGGGCGTGGCGCGCGATCATGGCCGCAAACTCAGCGAACTGTTGATCGTGATGGGGTTGGCCCCGGCGGTCGCCTCCTGGTTGATCCGGATCGCCGCCGCCCGCGAGAAACTCCCGACCCTGGGCGCCCATGCCGCCGATGGGGCGATCTCGGCCGAACATGTCGACGCGGTCGGCAAAGGTGTCGAGCACGTCGCGACAAGATCGGCGGAACCGATCGACGACCCGGCGCGTCTCAACATCGTGACCGACCTCCTCGCCCAGTTCTTCTCCGGCGCCACCCCCGCCGAGATCGGAAAACACGCCCGCCGACTGGGTAACCAGCACGCCGAGGACACCGGTGGGCTCCCCGCCTGCGAGGACCGCAACCTCAACGCCCTCACCCACGACGTCGACGGTGACGGGCGCCTGCAGGTGCGCGCCGACCTCAACACCGAAGTCGGCGAAAAATTCAGTGCGGCGATGGAAGAGTTGGCGGCACCCCGCCCCGAACCCGACGGCTCACCCGATGCCCGCAGCCCGGAGCGCCGCCACGCCGACGCCCTCGAAGCGCTCTTGGATATCGCCGCCCGCAGCGGGGATGCCGCGTCCGCACCGCGTCATCAGATGCTGGTGTCGGTACCGGCCGATACCCCGGACCTGGCCGAACTGCCGTTCATGGGGTCACTCACCGAAGCCACGTTGCGCACCCTGACCTGCGACACCACCGCGACCGTCGCGATCGTCGACGGTGAGCAGGTGCCGATGGAGATGAGCAAGGAGAAACGCCTGTTCCCGCCGCATCTGCGCAAAGCCTTGCACAAGCGGGATCAGTGCTGCATCAAATGCGGAGTAGCGGCCACCCGCTGCCAGGGACACCATCTCGTGCATTGGGCTGACGGTGGAATCACAGTGTTGGACAACGGATGCCTGCTGTGTCCATCCTGTCACGCCGACATCCACCACAACGGATGGGAGGTGATCATGGGCCACGACCGCCATCCCTGGCTCATCCCACCCGTTTCGGTCGACCCCAAACGCCGACCGATACCCGCCTACAACCGACGCACCCTGAACCTCGACAACCTGCCTGCAGCCGCCTGA
- a CDS encoding crotonase/enoyl-CoA hydratase family protein, with protein sequence MDYTSIRVETADRVTTVSMCRPEVRNAVDRAMAAELATAFRAFEADPEADVAVLWGTGGHFCAGADLKAVGTDRINRVEPTGDGPMGPTRLTMSKPVIAAVEGYAVAGGLELAIWCDLRVAATDATFGVFCRRWGVPLVDGGTVRLPRLIGASRAMDMILTGRPVDAVEAERFGLVNRLVEPGTSLATAQALAQQIRQFPPTCMRNDRRSAYDQAGLREQDAMATEIALGIESLNADGHTGAARFTGGSGRHGDFSEI encoded by the coding sequence ATGGACTACACGTCCATCCGTGTGGAGACCGCTGACCGGGTCACGACCGTGTCGATGTGTCGACCCGAGGTGCGCAACGCAGTCGACCGCGCCATGGCGGCCGAACTCGCCACAGCGTTCCGGGCCTTCGAAGCCGACCCCGAGGCGGATGTCGCCGTGCTGTGGGGAACCGGTGGACACTTCTGCGCCGGCGCAGATCTCAAGGCCGTCGGGACCGACCGGATCAACCGGGTCGAGCCGACCGGTGACGGCCCGATGGGGCCGACGCGTCTGACGATGTCCAAGCCGGTCATCGCCGCCGTAGAGGGCTACGCGGTGGCCGGCGGATTGGAGTTGGCGATCTGGTGCGATCTGAGGGTCGCTGCGACGGATGCCACGTTCGGGGTGTTCTGCCGACGCTGGGGTGTCCCGTTGGTCGACGGCGGCACGGTCCGGCTGCCCCGACTCATCGGCGCCAGTCGGGCGATGGACATGATCCTCACCGGTCGGCCGGTCGACGCCGTGGAGGCCGAGCGATTCGGCCTGGTCAACCGACTTGTCGAGCCGGGGACGAGTCTGGCGACGGCGCAGGCGCTGGCGCAGCAGATCAGGCAGTTCCCGCCGACCTGTATGCGCAACGACCGTCGCTCCGCGTACGACCAGGCGGGTCTCCGCGAGCAGGACGCGATGGCCACCGAGATCGCGCTCGGCATCGAATCGCTCAACGCCGACGGACACACCGGGGCGGCCCGGTTCACGGGTGGATCAGGGCGGCACGGAGACTTCTCGGAGATCTGA
- a CDS encoding TetR/AcrR family transcriptional regulator, translating into MPKISEEVRAARRAHILDAARACFLTRGFHQTSMDDILRAADVSAGAAYRYFAGKGEIIEAVAGETVTGLTSRIESMAAEDPPPNLPDVMRRLVHLIDDVADDSGRLALIVWGEAQTDPVIGELARGELLRLRRVLQSLVAQSEPGNNATPESAAAVVYSLLAGFLVQRRVIGSADAEAYAATAAALVSDL; encoded by the coding sequence GTGCCGAAGATCAGCGAGGAAGTCCGCGCCGCGCGCCGCGCCCACATCCTGGATGCGGCACGCGCCTGTTTCCTCACCCGCGGCTTTCATCAGACGTCCATGGACGACATCCTGCGGGCGGCCGACGTCTCCGCCGGCGCGGCCTACCGGTACTTTGCGGGCAAGGGCGAGATCATCGAGGCGGTGGCCGGGGAGACGGTCACCGGGCTGACCTCGCGGATCGAGTCGATGGCCGCCGAGGACCCGCCGCCCAATCTCCCCGATGTCATGCGGCGGCTCGTGCACCTGATCGACGACGTTGCCGACGACTCCGGGCGACTGGCGCTGATCGTGTGGGGCGAGGCACAGACCGACCCGGTGATCGGCGAACTGGCCCGCGGCGAGTTGCTGCGGCTGCGTCGGGTCCTGCAATCACTTGTCGCACAGTCTGAACCGGGGAACAATGCGACACCCGAATCGGCCGCGGCAGTCGTGTACTCGTTGCTCGCCGGGTTCCTGGTTCAGCGACGCGTGATCGGCAGCGCCGATGCCGAGGCCTACGCCGCGACCGCCGCAGCTTTGGTCTCTGATCTCTGA
- a CDS encoding nitroreductase/quinone reductase family protein: MASLFVRTLQVHQWIYEHSGGWLGHRLLMGNPTLLLRHTGSRTGRLRTSALTYATDGGKYLVVASNGGSPRPPAWLGNITANPRCEIQVGRRQLAVTARPTFPDDPDYARRFDIVDKVNNGRYRGYQQKTSRPLAIVELSPDTA; the protein is encoded by the coding sequence ATGGCCAGCCTCTTCGTCCGCACCCTGCAGGTGCATCAGTGGATCTACGAGCACTCCGGCGGGTGGCTCGGCCATCGTCTGCTGATGGGCAATCCCACCCTGCTGCTGCGTCATACCGGCAGCCGCACCGGTAGGTTGCGCACCTCAGCCCTCACCTACGCCACCGATGGCGGGAAGTACCTGGTCGTGGCATCCAACGGCGGGTCGCCGCGGCCGCCGGCATGGCTGGGCAACATCACCGCGAATCCGCGCTGCGAGATCCAGGTCGGTCGGCGGCAGCTCGCGGTCACCGCCCGGCCTACCTTCCCCGACGATCCCGACTACGCGCGCCGGTTCGACATCGTCGACAAGGTGAACAACGGGCGTTACCGCGGTTACCAGCAGAAAACGTCGCGGCCACTGGCAATCGTCGAACTGTCGCCCGACACGGCATGA
- a CDS encoding DUF6131 family protein, with translation MIILGLILLVLGFIFSIPILWTIGIILIVVGAILAILGATGRAVGGRKHFY, from the coding sequence GTGATCATTCTCGGCCTGATCTTGCTCGTCCTCGGCTTCATCTTCAGCATCCCGATCCTGTGGACGATCGGCATCATTCTCATCGTGGTGGGCGCGATCCTCGCCATCCTCGGAGCCACCGGGCGCGCTGTCGGCGGCCGGAAACACTTCTACTGA
- the idi gene encoding isopentenyl-diphosphate Delta-isomerase, with protein MTTDLVVLVDAERRPRGTAPRGSVHGSDTPLHLAFSCHVVDDFDRILMTRRALTKRTWPGVWTNSFCGHPRPEEPIEDAVRRYAPRELGFEVSDLACVLPDFSYRAVDASGMVENEVCPVYRARPCGSPVPNPDEVMDFVWAPIEDVWTSALRTPWVFSPWFVDQVHALGADPYRGIAG; from the coding sequence ATGACAACTGATCTGGTGGTACTCGTCGATGCCGAGCGCAGGCCCCGCGGCACCGCGCCGCGGGGCAGCGTGCACGGTAGCGACACCCCACTTCACCTGGCCTTCTCCTGTCATGTCGTCGACGACTTCGACCGCATCCTGATGACGCGCCGGGCGTTGACCAAACGCACCTGGCCCGGGGTGTGGACCAACTCGTTCTGCGGACATCCCAGGCCCGAGGAACCCATCGAGGACGCGGTCCGCCGGTACGCGCCGCGCGAACTCGGGTTCGAGGTCAGCGACCTGGCCTGTGTACTACCCGACTTCAGCTACCGCGCCGTGGATGCCAGCGGAATGGTGGAGAACGAGGTGTGCCCGGTCTATCGGGCCCGACCATGTGGATCGCCTGTCCCGAACCCGGACGAAGTGATGGACTTCGTCTGGGCGCCCATCGAGGACGTCTGGACGTCGGCGCTCCGCACACCCTGGGTGTTCAGTCCCTGGTTCGTCGATCAAGTCCACGCCCTCGGAGCCGATCCGTATCGCGGAATCGCCGGGTGA